A part of Miscanthus floridulus cultivar M001 chromosome 6, ASM1932011v1, whole genome shotgun sequence genomic DNA contains:
- the LOC136455956 gene encoding gamma carbonic anhydrase 1, mitochondrial-like isoform X2 translates to MDIDTPTFSRHRTIMNIFDKTPHVHKDAFVAPSASLIGDVQVGPGASIWYGCVLRGDGNNIQIGSGTNIQDNSLVHVAKSNLSGKVFPTIIGNNVTVGHSAVLQGCTVEDEAFVGMGATLLDGVVVEKHGMVAAGALVRQNTRIPCGEVWGGNPAKFLRKLTDDEIAFIAESAANYSSLSKAHADENAKPLEKIEFEKVLRKKFAHQDEYDSSIGVTREAPPELTSPNPAQ, encoded by the exons ATGGATATTGATACTCCCACTT TTTCAAGGCATCGCACCATCATGAATATCTTTGACAAAACCCCTCATGTTCATAAAGACGCATTTGTTGCTCCAAGTGCATCCCTTATTGGTGATGTTCAAGTTGGGCCAGGAGCTTCCATTTGGTATGGGTGCGTCTTAAGAG GGGATGGAAACAACATACAAATTGGATCTGGGACCAATATACAAGACAATTCTCTTGTGCATGTGGCTAAATCTAATCTAAGTGGGAAAGTCTTTCCAACAATCATTGGCAATAACGTCACAGTAG GTCATAGTGCTGTGTTACAAGGATGCACAGTTGAGGATGAGGCTTTTGTTGGCATGGGGGCAACCCTATTAGATGGTGTCGTTGTTGAAAAGCACGGGATGGTAGCTGCTGGAGCCCTCGTACGGCAGAATACTAGGATCCCTTGTGGAGAG GTATGGGGAGGGAACCCCGCCAAATTTCTGAGGAAGCTCACAGATGACGAGATCGCTTTTATTGCGGAATCAGCTGCCAACTATTCCAGTCTGTCCAAGGCACATGCTGATGAGAATGCCAAGCCTCTTGAAAAGATTGAGTTTGAGAAGGTGTTGCGCAAGAAGTTTGCTCACCAGGATGAGTACGATTCCTCGATTGGCGTCACTCGAGAGGCCCCACCGGAGCTGACATCCCCAAATCCAGCCCAATAA
- the LOC136455956 gene encoding gamma carbonic anhydrase 1, mitochondrial-like isoform X1 — protein sequence MAGLGKAMYAVGFWIRETGQALDRLGCRLQGKYFFHEQISRHRTIMNIFDKTPHVHKDAFVAPSASLIGDVQVGPGASIWYGCVLRGDGNNIQIGSGTNIQDNSLVHVAKSNLSGKVFPTIIGNNVTVGHSAVLQGCTVEDEAFVGMGATLLDGVVVEKHGMVAAGALVRQNTRIPCGEVWGGNPAKFLRKLTDDEIAFIAESAANYSSLSKAHADENAKPLEKIEFEKVLRKKFAHQDEYDSSIGVTREAPPELTSPNPAQ from the exons ATGGCAGGTCTGGGAAAGGCGATGTACGCGGTGGGGTTCTGGATCCGGGAGACCGGCCAGGCCCTCGACCGCCTCGGCTGCCGCCTGCAGGGCAAGTACTTCTTCCACGAGCAGA TTTCAAGGCATCGCACCATCATGAATATCTTTGACAAAACCCCTCATGTTCATAAAGACGCATTTGTTGCTCCAAGTGCATCCCTTATTGGTGATGTTCAAGTTGGGCCAGGAGCTTCCATTTGGTATGGGTGCGTCTTAAGAG GGGATGGAAACAACATACAAATTGGATCTGGGACCAATATACAAGACAATTCTCTTGTGCATGTGGCTAAATCTAATCTAAGTGGGAAAGTCTTTCCAACAATCATTGGCAATAACGTCACAGTAG GTCATAGTGCTGTGTTACAAGGATGCACAGTTGAGGATGAGGCTTTTGTTGGCATGGGGGCAACCCTATTAGATGGTGTCGTTGTTGAAAAGCACGGGATGGTAGCTGCTGGAGCCCTCGTACGGCAGAATACTAGGATCCCTTGTGGAGAG GTATGGGGAGGGAACCCCGCCAAATTTCTGAGGAAGCTCACAGATGACGAGATCGCTTTTATTGCGGAATCAGCTGCCAACTATTCCAGTCTGTCCAAGGCACATGCTGATGAGAATGCCAAGCCTCTTGAAAAGATTGAGTTTGAGAAGGTGTTGCGCAAGAAGTTTGCTCACCAGGATGAGTACGATTCCTCGATTGGCGTCACTCGAGAGGCCCCACCGGAGCTGACATCCCCAAATCCAGCCCAATAA